One window of the Pseudofrankia sp. DC12 genome contains the following:
- a CDS encoding helix-turn-helix transcriptional regulator, with amino-acid sequence MSPGQRRTPLALRLRDLRTRHWPRQLTQSALARILLVAETTVSSYETGQAAPGDDKLRAYACLFAAPRSVPNSQIRLLAEEELSPEERARRDALLSELRRLRDHGAPSHANGRRRTWYFPDDTPIRLVCGRIPALDVSRLAHPSHPNFTRLLSYADLDPMVELFGHIRAENPATDVRFMQPEDMSDEEFSHHVVVVGGLEWNDMTASFLSQLEDLPVNQVEHRDFPDGEIFVVRPSDGGEQVEYKPQYRAQLNKGATFRYVEDVGYFARVPNPYNLTATLTICNGVHSRGVLGAVRMLTHAKLRERNEDYLAARFEDAQRYGLLFRVPINAGRTVTPELDNPRTRLFEWSDV; translated from the coding sequence GTGTCTCCAGGTCAAAGACGGACGCCTCTTGCCCTACGGCTGCGCGACCTACGGACCCGTCATTGGCCCCGTCAGCTGACCCAGTCGGCGCTGGCTCGGATCCTTCTCGTCGCCGAGACGACCGTGTCGTCTTACGAGACCGGCCAGGCCGCTCCCGGCGACGACAAGCTGCGCGCCTACGCCTGCCTCTTCGCGGCGCCGCGCTCCGTGCCCAACAGCCAGATCCGGCTTCTCGCCGAGGAGGAGCTCTCACCCGAGGAGCGCGCCCGGCGTGACGCGCTGCTCAGCGAGCTGAGGCGGCTTCGCGACCATGGCGCGCCCTCGCATGCGAACGGCCGCCGAAGGACCTGGTATTTCCCTGACGACACCCCTATCCGCCTGGTGTGCGGCCGTATCCCGGCGCTGGACGTCTCCCGGCTGGCCCACCCGAGCCACCCCAACTTCACCCGGCTCCTGAGCTACGCCGACCTCGACCCGATGGTCGAGCTCTTCGGTCATATCCGCGCCGAGAACCCAGCCACCGACGTTCGCTTCATGCAGCCTGAGGACATGTCCGACGAGGAGTTCTCGCACCACGTCGTGGTCGTCGGCGGACTCGAGTGGAACGACATGACCGCGTCCTTTCTGAGCCAGCTCGAGGATCTACCGGTCAATCAGGTGGAGCACAGGGACTTTCCTGACGGCGAGATTTTCGTGGTCAGGCCGTCCGACGGAGGCGAGCAGGTGGAGTACAAACCTCAGTACCGGGCGCAGCTCAACAAGGGAGCGACCTTCCGGTACGTCGAGGACGTCGGGTATTTCGCCCGGGTGCCGAACCCGTACAACCTGACCGCCACCCTCACCATCTGCAACGGAGTTCACTCACGCGGCGTCCTGGGCGCGGTACGAATGCTTACGCACGCGAAACTCCGCGAAAGAAACGAGGACTACCTGGCGGCCCGTTTCGAGGACGCACAGCGTTACGGCCTGCTTTTCCGGGTCCCGATCAACGCCGGGAGGACGGTGACGCCGGAACTCGACAACCCGAGGACCAGGCTCTTCGAGTGGTCGGACGTGTGA